Within the Streptomyces sp. NBC_00353 genome, the region GACGCCGCGGTCCTCGGGGGCGTAGCCGATGCCCCGCCGGACCAGCGTGTGGGTGGGCAGCGCCACGGTCTCCTCGCCGTCGAGCCGGACGCTGCCGGTGCGCGGAACGAGGCCCAGGATGCCGCGGACGGTCGTCGTCTTCCCGGCGCCGTTCCGGCCGAGGAGCGCGGTCACCCCGTGCCGGGCGACGTCCAGGTCCACCCCGTGCAGGATGTGCCGGCCGCCGATGAGGACCCGCAGGTCCCGTACGGCGAGAAGCGTTCCGGTCGTCACAGCCCCTCCCCGAGGTACGCCTGCTGCACGGTCGGGTCGGCGGTCACGGCCTCGGGGGTGTCCAGCGCCAGCAGCCGGCCGTGGTGCATCACGGCGAGCCGGTCGGCCAGCCCCAGCAGGACGTCCATGTGGTGCTCGACCATGAGGACGGTGCGGCCCTCGTCCCGGTGCAGGGTGCGGATCAGTTCGGTGAGCGCAGGGACCTCCTCCGCGCTCACCCCGGCCATCGGCTCGTCGAGCAGCATCAGCCGCGGCTCTCCCACCAGCAGCACCGCCAGCTCCAGCTTCCGTTTCTCGCCGTGCGACAGCTCGGACGCCAGGGCCCCGGCGCGGTGGCCGAGCCCGGTGCGCTCCAGTACGCCGTGTACGTCGTCGGTGTACGGGGAAGCGCGCCGCCACACGCGGTACGAACCGCCGCGGGCGGCCTGCGCGGCCAGCCGGACGTGGTCGGCCACGCTCATCC harbors:
- a CDS encoding ABC transporter ATP-binding protein codes for the protein MAAPGITTEHGSGAGTTAPVLRLTGLGWGVGGATIVEDITLDVREGEFLAFIGPNGAGKTSLFNLISGLTTATSGTIALDGTDMTGRPAHARARRGIGRTFQTSSLWPGMSVADHVRLAAQAARGGSYRVWRRASPYTDDVHGVLERTGLGHRAGALASELSHGEKRKLELAVLLVGEPRLMLLDEPMAGVSAEEVPALTELIRTLHRDEGRTVLMVEHHMDVLLGLADRLAVMHHGRLLALDTPEAVTADPTVQQAYLGEGL